From the genome of Streptomyces sp. NBC_00659, one region includes:
- a CDS encoding SCO family protein, whose product MRKKTYATAALFAAAALTLSACGSGDDSNAANGPVAAVSAEAGSAKAATVLDNPFEKPDLVLTDTTGKKYDLRAETKGRPTLVYFGYTHCPDFCPLTMNNLAVAKKQLPKAEQDKLRVVFVTTDPARDTPAALGTWLKGIDPDFVGLTGDFATIQAGARRLGITIEPTTKDKNGKTVSVHGTQVIAFSPKTDAGYVLYGESATVDDYTKDLPKIAEGKTP is encoded by the coding sequence ATGCGCAAGAAGACGTACGCGACGGCCGCCCTGTTCGCCGCCGCCGCTCTGACCCTCTCCGCCTGCGGCAGTGGCGACGACAGCAACGCCGCCAACGGCCCGGTCGCCGCCGTGTCCGCCGAGGCCGGCTCCGCCAAGGCCGCGACGGTCCTGGACAACCCGTTCGAGAAGCCGGACCTCGTGCTCACCGACACGACCGGCAAGAAGTACGACCTGCGCGCGGAGACCAAGGGCCGTCCCACGCTCGTCTACTTCGGCTACACCCACTGCCCCGACTTCTGCCCCCTGACGATGAACAACCTCGCCGTCGCCAAGAAGCAGCTCCCGAAGGCCGAACAGGACAAGCTGCGCGTCGTGTTCGTCACCACCGACCCGGCCCGCGACACACCCGCCGCGCTCGGCACCTGGCTCAAGGGCATCGACCCCGACTTCGTCGGCCTGACCGGCGACTTCGCCACGATCCAGGCCGGTGCCCGTCGCCTCGGCATCACCATCGAGCCGACGACCAAGGACAAGAACGGCAAGACCGTCTCCGTGCACGGCACCCAGGTCATCGCCTTCTCGCCGAAGACCGACGCGGGCTATGTGCTGTACGGCGAGAGCGCCACCGTCGACGACTACACCAAGGACCTGCCCAAGATCGCCGAGGGGAAGACCCCGTGA
- a CDS encoding copper chaperone PCu(A)C: MSRRTGRRAGLLAACSLVLTATGTLAGCGSGDSSSSPAGPELKVTGAYMPAPNMDTMAAGFFTVTNSGGADTLTSVTSDLSDDVTMHATVGGAMEEKKSFAVPAEGTLDFASGGNHLMFEKLTHKPGQGEKVSVELHFAKSGTVRISMPVKPATYTPKTGR, encoded by the coding sequence GTGAGCCGCCGTACGGGCCGCCGCGCGGGACTCCTCGCCGCCTGTTCCCTCGTCCTGACCGCCACCGGGACCCTGGCGGGCTGCGGCTCGGGCGACTCCTCGTCGTCCCCGGCCGGTCCCGAACTCAAGGTCACCGGCGCCTACATGCCCGCCCCGAACATGGACACCATGGCGGCGGGCTTCTTCACCGTCACCAACTCCGGCGGCGCCGACACCCTCACCTCGGTCACCAGCGATCTCTCGGACGACGTGACGATGCACGCGACCGTGGGCGGCGCGATGGAGGAGAAGAAGTCCTTCGCCGTACCCGCCGAGGGCACCCTGGACTTCGCCAGCGGCGGCAACCACCTCATGTTCGAAAAGCTCACCCACAAGCCCGGACAGGGCGAGAAGGTGTCCGTGGAACTGCACTTCGCCAAGTCCGGCACGGTCAGGATCTCCATGCCGGTGAAGCCCGCGACATACACGCCGAAGACCGGACGCTGA
- a CDS encoding YcnI family copper-binding membrane protein, with product MKASRLAVVGTAAATAVLALSAPAFAHVSVQPEGVAAKGGYTVVNFKVPNERDNASTTQVEVNLPADHPLASVMPQRLDGWTVKVTRSKLDKPVTAHGEKIDEAVTKVTWTADGKGIEPGFFQKFPLSIGALPEDTDTLVFKAIQTYSDKEIVRWIEPQKDGAEEPEHPAPTLALTAATEGGHHGSAAAEDASHTEETAEHTDEAASATDSSDTTARVLGGVGILVGLAGVAYGVMAGRRRTNA from the coding sequence ATGAAGGCTTCTCGTCTCGCCGTCGTCGGCACCGCCGCCGCCACCGCCGTTCTCGCCCTGTCCGCCCCCGCGTTCGCGCACGTCTCCGTGCAGCCCGAGGGCGTGGCCGCCAAGGGCGGCTACACCGTCGTGAACTTCAAGGTGCCCAACGAGCGCGACAACGCCTCGACCACCCAGGTCGAGGTCAACCTCCCGGCCGACCACCCGCTGGCCTCCGTCATGCCGCAGCGGCTCGACGGCTGGACCGTGAAGGTCACCCGGTCCAAGCTCGACAAGCCGGTCACCGCGCACGGCGAGAAGATCGACGAGGCCGTCACCAAGGTCACCTGGACCGCCGACGGCAAGGGCATCGAGCCGGGCTTCTTCCAGAAGTTCCCGCTCTCCATCGGCGCGCTGCCCGAGGACACCGACACCCTCGTCTTCAAGGCGATCCAGACGTACTCCGACAAGGAGATCGTGCGCTGGATCGAGCCGCAGAAGGATGGTGCGGAGGAGCCCGAGCACCCGGCTCCGACGCTCGCGCTCACGGCCGCGACCGAGGGGGGCCATCACGGGTCCGCCGCCGCGGAGGACGCCTCCCACACGGAGGAGACCGCCGAGCACACCGACGAGGCGGCCTCCGCCACGGACAGCAGCGACACCACCGCGCGCGTACTCGGCGGCGTGGGCATCCTCGTCGGCCTGGCGGGCGTGGCGTACGGCGTCATGGCCGGCCGGCGGCGTACGAACGCCTGA
- a CDS encoding copper resistance CopC/CopD family protein: MTSTIAPRFRTLLLLFLAVTGALLAGAAPASAHAALTGSNPTQGSVVDKAPAQVSLTFSEQVSLNDESLQVLDPKGGRVDAGSASDLGGDTYGLKLRPGLPDGTYTVTYQVVSADSHPVSGAFTFSVGAPSQTSVTLSGQAVGGGLVGFLYGAARYLSYAGYILLVGGAAFVLACWQRGSGIRPVQRLVVCGWLTLTASTLALLLLRGSYVGSGKAGDIFDLTLLGEVLQTKSGAALVSRLLLLAAAALFIAVLFGAYARRDEDERAAGANTGSGEPAEGTDTGATDAGATDTAATDAEDPDTEAGHLAAEKNDLTFGLAVGGSVVAAGLAATWAMAEHASTGVQPGIAMPVDVLHLLAVAVWLGGLSTLVVALFRAPAQTPVEATTVRRFSRLAFGAVLVLVATGIYQSWRQLGSWSALTDTSYGQLLLVKVGLVAVLVGIAWISRRWTAQLSEVTAPEATAVLVEQRSELRTPATVPADSRRAAQLARQQAAVDSTRDKRVRDADPHRSGLRRSVLAEAGVAVVLLAVTTALTATEPGRTAEAARQATASAAQRSGPLSLKMPFDTGGEDGKGTVEVTLDPARVGGNQMHVFVLRPNGKAFDVPEVKVAFTLTAKNVGPLPVTPDRVATGHWAASGVQIPMAGDWKIAVTVRTSDIDQATVNKNAQIG; encoded by the coding sequence GTGACATCGACCATCGCCCCCCGCTTCAGGACCCTCCTGCTGCTGTTCCTCGCCGTCACCGGAGCGCTCCTGGCGGGCGCCGCGCCCGCCTCCGCGCACGCCGCGCTGACCGGGAGCAACCCGACGCAGGGATCGGTGGTCGACAAGGCACCCGCCCAGGTCTCGCTCACCTTCTCCGAACAGGTCTCGCTGAACGACGAATCGCTCCAGGTGCTCGACCCCAAGGGCGGGCGGGTCGACGCCGGGAGCGCGAGCGACCTGGGCGGCGACACCTACGGCCTGAAGCTGCGCCCGGGGCTGCCCGACGGCACGTACACCGTCACCTACCAAGTGGTGTCCGCGGACAGCCACCCCGTCTCCGGCGCCTTCACCTTCTCCGTCGGCGCTCCCTCGCAGACCTCCGTCACGCTGTCCGGCCAGGCGGTGGGGGGCGGCCTGGTGGGCTTCCTCTACGGAGCCGCGCGCTACTTGTCGTACGCCGGATACATCCTGCTCGTCGGCGGAGCCGCCTTCGTGCTGGCCTGCTGGCAGCGCGGCTCGGGCATCCGGCCGGTACAGCGGCTCGTGGTCTGCGGCTGGCTCACGCTCACCGCCTCCACACTCGCCCTGCTGCTCCTGCGCGGTTCGTACGTGGGGTCCGGCAAGGCCGGCGACATCTTCGACCTGACCCTGCTCGGCGAGGTGCTGCAGACCAAATCGGGCGCGGCACTGGTGTCGAGACTGCTGCTGCTCGCCGCGGCGGCGCTGTTCATCGCCGTGCTCTTCGGCGCGTACGCCAGACGCGACGAGGACGAACGCGCGGCCGGAGCGAACACCGGGAGCGGAGAGCCGGCCGAGGGAACGGACACCGGCGCCACGGACGCTGGTGCCACGGACACCGCTGCCACGGACGCCGAGGACCCGGACACCGAGGCCGGCCACCTGGCCGCGGAGAAGAACGACCTCACCTTCGGGCTCGCCGTCGGCGGCTCGGTCGTCGCGGCCGGCCTCGCCGCGACCTGGGCCATGGCCGAGCACGCCTCCACCGGTGTCCAGCCGGGTATCGCGATGCCCGTCGACGTCCTGCACCTGCTGGCCGTCGCCGTCTGGCTCGGCGGTCTGTCGACGCTGGTGGTCGCCCTGTTCCGGGCTCCGGCACAGACGCCCGTCGAGGCGACGACCGTCCGCCGCTTCTCCCGCCTCGCGTTCGGCGCCGTCCTCGTACTCGTCGCCACCGGGATCTACCAGTCGTGGCGCCAGCTCGGCTCCTGGTCGGCGCTCACCGACACGTCGTACGGACAGCTGCTGCTCGTCAAGGTCGGCCTGGTCGCCGTCCTCGTGGGCATCGCGTGGATCTCTCGGCGCTGGACCGCCCAGCTGTCCGAGGTGACGGCTCCCGAGGCCACCGCCGTCCTCGTGGAGCAGCGCTCCGAGCTGAGGACGCCCGCCACCGTCCCCGCCGACTCCCGGCGCGCCGCCCAGCTCGCCCGGCAGCAGGCCGCCGTGGACTCCACGCGCGACAAGCGGGTCCGTGACGCCGACCCGCACCGCTCGGGCCTGCGGCGCTCGGTGCTCGCCGAGGCGGGGGTCGCGGTCGTCCTGCTCGCGGTCACGACCGCGCTGACGGCCACCGAGCCGGGACGTACGGCGGAGGCGGCCCGGCAGGCCACCGCGTCCGCCGCACAGCGCTCCGGACCGCTGTCCCTGAAGATGCCGTTCGACACGGGCGGCGAGGACGGCAAGGGCACGGTGGAGGTCACCCTCGACCCGGCCCGTGTCGGCGGCAACCAGATGCACGTCTTCGTGCTCCGGCCGAACGGCAAGGCCTTCGACGTCCCCGAGGTGAAGGTCGCCTTCACTCTCACCGCGAAGAACGTCGGCCCGCTGCCCGTGACCCCCGACCGGGTCGCCACCGGGCACTGGGCGGCGAGCGGGGTGCAGATCCCCATGGCGGGCGACTGGAAGATCGCGGTGACCGTGCGCACCTCCGACATCGACCAGGCCACCGTGAACAAGAACGCGCAGATCGGCTGA